The Drosophila innubila isolate TH190305 chromosome 2L unlocalized genomic scaffold, UK_Dinn_1.0 4_B_2L, whole genome shotgun sequence genome segment TAGTTGATTATCTGATTGTGTTCATATATGAAGCACTTAATATAGAGCTAAGGCATTTATTGACCTGTGTCAAGAGTTTTTGACCAGTGCTATCAGAGCTTATCGCTTTAATCATTTTAGCTTGTCAGTGCATACACTCTGATACCCTGTAACCAAGGAAGTGGTAATATAAGTATTTGTATAAGCAAGTAAACAAAGATGGAATTAACTGTGAAATGCCaccaaatattaatatatttcatatcacatttaatatgaaaaaaaggTATAATTTTTGAGAATTGGGTACCAATTCTCTTAACACAGTCTTTTTTCAGTTCTCTTTttctttacaaatatttatatctataattataataatcaaaGAGTTTATTACGGTCAATCAAtctcaatataaaaattaactactatattttacttttgtatATGAGGAGAACCAGCAATCTTAGAGTTAGATTTAGGGTATATTGTGGTCGAGTACATTCAATTTACTTGTTATCTCACTCAAGCAGTTATCAATTCCCTTGCTTTAGCGGAGTCATCTATTCACAGCAAGTTTCACAATAGAGAGACTATGGCTCTCAAATCTCTCTGACCGGAGACAATAAATTGGACTGTCTCTCCCGCTCGGAATTCAGTTAAACATTGCGAGATCAACAGCTCGTATCAGAATGGTGAACAgatcgttgctgctgctgttcctaATTCCCTTGGTGGTGTCTCCCGTATGGGGTGCCAACATATTGGGATTATTCAGCACATTTAGTCCGTCCCATTTAATTGTGCACATGTCGATGATGCGGACTCTGGCGGATCGAGGACATAATATAACCATTGTGTCCATGTTGACACCCAAACTGACACGGCACGAGAATATAACCTTGATCCTGGCACCACCGAGTGAAGAGAGCATGAATGGATTAAGCGAAATTCTGGAGAGATCATCAAAGAAGAAAATAGGCATGGGGAAAACAATGATCAATACGCTGACACAGTCGGTATCCTTTCTGACCATTCAATATGAATTTCTGTTGCATCCCAATGTCAAGGCCATTTATGAGAATCCCCAGGTCAAGTTTGATCTCGTTGTGCAGGGCTACGTGTTGAACGACTTTCAATTGGGCGTGGCTGCCAAGTTGCAAGTGCCCGCAATCCTCAGCTGGGTTGGAGTTCCCTTCACATTTGTCGACGATAGCGTTGGCAACATTTACGATCCTTCCTATGTGCCCAGCATGTCGGACACACAATCAACGGGCTTCCGGTGGCGTATGCGAAACTTCGTCACTTGGACACTCTTCAAgtgcattggcattggcatcgaGTACCACATGAACAAATACTACGAGTAAGGAATTACCAATTACTCTCTTAGAGAATCATTTAACTACTTGGATTTATATTCTAGGCTGGCTTTTGGAAATGATTCCAGCTTACCCAGCTACGATGAAGTGAAGCAAAGGATCTCGTTGCTCTTCTACAATTATCACTCCCATAGTGAGGGACCTGTGCGTCCAACGGTGCCGCAGTCCATTGAAATTGGTGGCATACAGATCAAGGAGCAACCGGATCCCTTGCCCAAGCAACTGGCCGCATTTTTGGATAATGCCACAGATGGTGCCATCTTCTTCAGCCTGGGCACCAATGTCAAGGTCAAATACTTTGAGCCCCACATCATGGAGACCCTCTACAAGGTGCTGTCCCGTCAGTCCCTGCGTGTTATTTGGAAATGGGATGATCAGCTTCCAAAGCCGGGGAATGCATCAAACATATACTTCAGCAACTGGCTACCCCAAGACGATATCCTGGCTCATCCGAATACCAAGCTATTCATCACACACGCTGgcaaagggggcgtggcagaggCCCAGTTTCATGGTGTGCCGATGCTGGCGTTGCCAGTCTTTGGTGATCAGCCGGGAAATGCTCAGAATATGGTAACTTCAGGCTTTGGACGCAGCCTGGAGCTGCTTACGATCGAGGAGGAACACCTGGAGGAGGCCATAAAAGAGATCATGCATAATCCCGTGTATCGGGATAATGTACGCAAATTCTCAGCCCTATATCGCGATCGTCCTCTCACGGCACGGCAATCCGTCATCTACTGGACGGAGTATGTGATGCGTCACAATGGAGCCTATCATCTGCGAAGTCCCAGCTTACGGCTCGGATTTGTCGCACGCTACAATATCGATGTGTACGCCGTTCTCCTGCTGATCTTCTGTGGCTCTTTGATCATTTTCGTGTTGCTCCTCCGACTTTTGTTCAGAACTATTTGCCAGCGACGACAATCGGTGATCAAGGTCAAGAGCAATTAATCAAATTCAACAGAGTTGATTCTAATTGATATAGTGATATTGTTAAGCATACGACACGATGTGCGGTGCAAGTGCAATTATATAGTAAACTACCTCCACGATTACAAAATCGAGATAAAACATACATATCTACACTTGTACAAACATGTACAATCATGATTACATtctcttattattatatgtaagAATCAACAAGTTTCCAATACTCGCACTGACTATTAATAGTTGTCAAttgtctctctcgctctctcgcttgCTCTCTTGCTCTCGCTTTATGTGTGTGATCATGAACACTGagcaaaaaattattagattaaagataaaagaatttatagaAACCTACTGGAAATACAAGATCAAATACATGAAGATAACTTGAActtctacatttttatttatatatcatgAAAGGTactatatttcattaaaattaatgtggAATTCAGTAAGTGAAGACACCGTTTTTAACTTAACACACATGACTTTAAAAAAGTAagctagaaaaaaaatataaaagtaaatcaataaattaaaaaaccaaaaccaaaatgaTTGTagtatttgtgtttttctttaaaaggtttaaacttttaaaaattaaatagatctcaacatttttttacacaataaacatagaaaaagcattttaaattacaaagcTCTGTATCTACCAAAAAGCTTAATCGTCCGAGTGCACATTTCGACAAACACTACCCTACTTCccacatatttaaaattttcgagATAATTTTAGAATTCTCCTAAATCTTTGTAAATAGaggataattttttttttttgtgctaaTCAAAGCACTTTTGTATCTTGAGCATGGGTAAAATAGAGGATAATACTAAGAATTGTTTACAagttatttttagaaattggaTAACAATATCTTTATTGACGCCTACATCACTTGAGTTGTGTTTACATGTCacgatattaataaaacaatcaTTCAGTCTACTATGTAGTAGATTTTTCAAAGTGTAGTTCTCGTATTGTTTTTGATTCGCGTCTGTTCTCCGACAATCCCATTGTctgatatacatatttaatgccCAGTGCCTCGTTGCCATCGGAATTGCGTGTGTCGAGCGCCAATTTCTGctggtttgtttttttatattccaaagtgttttttttagtatttaaaatgaatttttaatttctgagTGCGAGTGTcattctattgttgttgttgttttggttaccaaaattattaatatacatacatatataaccgGGCTAAAAAATCACGCGCTTGCAGAATAAATGCGATCAACTAAACTTCAGGCAAAGTCCATTCAATTACGTGTGCACTTTCCTTGACATTATGAACTTGACAACTTTTACGAGAAGTGGCACATAAACCAATGTTTTTGTCGTCTTTGatctacatacatatctacatacatatactcgtacatagGAATTTCACcagattttaataaagttactTCATTTAAATGATAAGTGATTGCACTAATCCATTGATTTCCAAAATCATGACTTggttaacaacaaattgtttgttattcttaaaaaaaaacacttgcaGAATATAGAACGGAGTTGGATTTCTATTAATGTGGTTGCCGGCGATTGGACGTCGCTTATCAATAAATATCTACGCTTATCAGGACTGCTACTTAAAGCTGACGAAACCTGAACACTGATATATAAAACGATTGTGTTTCGAGCAGAC includes the following:
- the LOC117781381 gene encoding UDP-glucuronosyltransferase 2B15, whose protein sequence is MVNRSLLLLFLIPLVVSPVWGANILGLFSTFSPSHLIVHMSMMRTLADRGHNITIVSMLTPKLTRHENITLILAPPSEESMNGLSEILERSSKKKIGMGKTMINTLTQSVSFLTIQYEFLLHPNVKAIYENPQVKFDLVVQGYVLNDFQLGVAAKLQVPAILSWVGVPFTFVDDSVGNIYDPSYVPSMSDTQSTGFRWRMRNFVTWTLFKCIGIGIEYHMNKYYELAFGNDSSLPSYDEVKQRISLLFYNYHSHSEGPVRPTVPQSIEIGGIQIKEQPDPLPKQLAAFLDNATDGAIFFSLGTNVKVKYFEPHIMETLYKVLSRQSLRVIWKWDDQLPKPGNASNIYFSNWLPQDDILAHPNTKLFITHAGKGGVAEAQFHGVPMLALPVFGDQPGNAQNMVTSGFGRSLELLTIEEEHLEEAIKEIMHNPVYRDNVRKFSALYRDRPLTARQSVIYWTEYVMRHNGAYHLRSPSLRLGFVARYNIDVYAVLLLIFCGSLIIFVLLLRLLFRTICQRRQSVIKVKSN